A DNA window from Helianthus annuus cultivar XRQ/B chromosome 15, HanXRQr2.0-SUNRISE, whole genome shotgun sequence contains the following coding sequences:
- the LOC110913482 gene encoding uncharacterized protein LOC110913482 — protein MACNPFPYKGEIDPIACQRWISSTEAVFVRSRCEVEDQVVFATGLLQLQAKDWWDAHSKELGDDKVQMLTWQEFKEPFLKYHRPQSALDKIQEDFLRLRQKDETIDEITNKFLEKVKFCGEIAGTERLKIIRYHAMLKAEYREFVNPSKCATLNELIDWARDREIELRRQVERGEKRVAEKPTNTNPTKKAKYQDQNRKGKTNSGIPTCKTCGKHHSGECLLGKKGCYKCGQEGHPYYRCPENSKACYNCNQTGHIKAECPKLQQGAKKDGKKDESSKARGRMFQLTSDEAKTSPDVVSGIFLVNSMPMNVLFDSRASRSFISNELLVHPSFKLEKMLVPLEVEVADSKSYLLHDICRNCKILIEDEEFNIDLVPMYMGEFKVVVGMDWLAQNHAEIQCEKKYGGKAYLSYVIDTNRGVPKLEDVKVVNEYPDVFPEDLPGLPPEREVEFKIELNPDAKPKDLNIRQRRLLELIKDYDCDIHYHPGKANVVADALSRKEYPPPIRVKSMKMVVTPKLLCEIREAQTKSLNAGDPKKERTKGFIHELEENANGMKTRYDRIWIPRECDVKELLLNEAHNSRYSVHPGATKMNRDLRMNYWWPGMKRDIVKYVA, from the exons atggcatgTAACCCCTTTCCGTACAAAGGGGAAATTGACCCGATAGCTTGTCAAAGATGGATTTCAAGCACCGAGGCAGTGTTTGTACGAAGTAGATGTGAAGTGGAGGATCAAGTGGTGTTTGCTACAGGCCTCCTACAACTCCAAGCAAAGGATTGGTGGGACGCACATTCGAAGGAATTGGGGGATGACAAAGTACAAATGTTAACATGGCAAGAGTTCAAGGAACCATTTCTGAAATATCATAGGCCACAATCCGCACTTGATAAGATTCAAGAAGACTTCTTACGTCTTCGACAAAAGGATGAAACGATCGACGAAATAACGAATAAGTTCCTCGAGAAGGTGAAATTCTGTGGGGAGATAGCGGGAACTGAAAGGTTGAAAATCATACGTTATCATGCTATGTTAAAGGCTGAATATCGGGAGTTTGTAAATCCCTCCAAGTGTGCAACGTTGAATGAATTAATTGACTGGGCAAGAGATAGGGAGATCGAGTTAAGAAGGCAAGTTGAACGGGGAGAGAAAAGGGTGGCGGAGAAGCCCACCAACACAAACCCAACGAAAAAGGCAAAATATCAAGATCAAAACAGGAAAGGGAAGACAAATAGTGGGATTCCGACTTGCAAGACATGTGGGAAGCATCATTCGGGTGAATGTTTGTTGGGAAAGAAAGGATGCTATAAATGTGGGCAAGAGGGACATCCGTATTATAGGTGCCCCGAAAACTCAAAAGCGTGTTACAATTGTAACCAAACGGGGCACATTAAAGCGGAATGTCCGAAACTCCAACAAGGGGCAAAGAAAGATGGAAAGAAGGATGAGTCTTCTAAGGCTCGTGGGAGGATGTTCCAGTTAACCTCGGATGAAGCTAAGACTAGCCcggatgtggtctcaggtatattcttGGTTAATTCTATGCCTATGAATGTATTATTTGATTCCAGGGCTAGTAGATCGTTTATTTCTAATGAATTGTTAGTTCATCCATCGTTTAAGCTTGAAAAGATGTTAGTGCCCCTAGAAGTGGAAGTTGCTGATAGTAAAAGCTATTTGTTACATGATATTTGTAGAAACTGTAAGATCTTAATCGAAGATGAGGAATTTAATATAGATCTTGTCCCGATGTACATGGGGGAATTTAAAGTAgttgtaggaatggattggctgGCCCAAAACCATGCTGAAATTCAATGTGAAAAGAAA TACGGGGGTAAGGCGTATCTATCTTACGTGATTGACACTAATCGAGGTGTCCCAAAGCTTGAAGATGTGAAAGTAGTGAACGAATATCCGGATgtgtttccggaagatttaccggggCTTCCGCCCGAACGGGAAGTAGAATTCAAAATAGAGCTTAACCCAGATGCAAAACCG AAAGATCTTAATATAAGGCAACGAAGATTGTTGGAACTCATTAAGGATTATGATTGTGACATTCATTACCATCCTGGGAAGGCTAATGTTGTGGCGGAcgctctaagtcgaaaggagtACCCGCCCCCGATTCGGGTAAAATCTATGAAGATGGTAGTCACACCTAAACTCCTTTGTGAAATCCGAGAAGCTCAAACAAAATCTTTAAATGCTGGCGACCCAAAGAAAGAGAGGACGAAAGGATTtattcatgaattggaagagaATGCAAATGGTATGAAAACGAGGTATGACCGAATTTGGATACCTCGGGAATGTGATGTGAAAGAATTACTATTGAATGAAGCTCACAATTCTCGGTACTCCGTTCATCCGGGAGCTACAAAGATGAATCGAGACTTGAGGAtgaattattggtggccgggaatgaaaagaGACATTGTCAAGTATGTTGCTTAG